In Streptomyces sclerotialus, one genomic interval encodes:
- a CDS encoding acyl-CoA dehydrogenase family protein produces MAGNADFDLYRPAEEHDMLRESVRALAEAKIAPVATEVDEEARFPQEALDALVANDLHAVHVPEAYGGAGADALATVIVIEEVARACASSSLIPAVNKLGSLPVILSGSEELKKKYLAPLAKGDAMFSYCLSEPDAGSDAAGMKTKAVRDGDSWVLNGVKRWITNAGVSEYYTVMAVTDPEKRSKGISAFVVEKGDEGVSFGAPEKKLGIKGSPTREVYLDNVRIPADRMIGAEGTGFATAMKTLDHTRITIAAQALGIAQGALDYAKGYVQERKQFGKPIGDFQGVQFMLADMAMKLEAARQLTYAAAAKSERISAGGKDEDLTFFGAAAKCYASDAAMEITTDAVQLLGGYGYTRDYPLERMMRDAKITQIYEGTNQVQRIVMARNLP; encoded by the coding sequence TTGGCGGGAAACGCCGATTTCGATCTGTACCGGCCGGCTGAGGAGCACGACATGCTCCGCGAGTCGGTGCGCGCGCTCGCCGAGGCGAAGATCGCACCGGTCGCCACCGAGGTGGACGAGGAGGCCCGCTTCCCGCAGGAGGCGCTGGACGCCCTGGTCGCCAATGACCTGCACGCGGTGCACGTCCCCGAGGCCTACGGCGGCGCCGGCGCCGACGCGCTCGCCACCGTCATCGTCATCGAGGAGGTGGCCCGCGCCTGCGCCTCCTCCTCCCTGATCCCCGCCGTCAACAAGCTGGGCTCGCTGCCGGTCATCCTGTCCGGCTCCGAGGAGCTGAAGAAGAAGTACCTCGCGCCGCTCGCCAAGGGCGACGCGATGTTCTCGTACTGCCTGAGCGAGCCCGACGCCGGTTCGGACGCCGCGGGCATGAAGACCAAGGCCGTCCGCGACGGCGATTCCTGGGTGCTCAACGGCGTGAAGCGCTGGATCACCAACGCGGGCGTCTCCGAGTACTACACCGTGATGGCCGTCACCGACCCGGAGAAGCGCTCCAAGGGCATCTCCGCCTTCGTCGTGGAGAAGGGCGACGAGGGCGTCTCCTTCGGCGCCCCGGAGAAGAAGCTCGGCATCAAGGGCTCGCCGACCCGCGAGGTCTACCTCGACAACGTCCGCATCCCCGCCGACCGCATGATCGGCGCGGAGGGCACCGGCTTCGCCACCGCGATGAAGACCCTGGACCACACCCGCATCACCATCGCGGCCCAGGCGCTCGGCATCGCCCAGGGCGCGCTGGACTACGCCAAGGGCTACGTCCAGGAGCGCAAGCAGTTCGGCAAGCCCATCGGCGACTTCCAGGGCGTGCAGTTCATGCTCGCCGACATGGCCATGAAGCTGGAGGCGGCCCGCCAGCTCACCTACGCGGCCGCCGCCAAATCCGAGCGGATCTCCGCCGGCGGCAAGGACGAGGACCTCACCTTCTTCGGCGCCGCCGCCAAGTGCTACGCCTCCGACGCCGCCATGGAGATCACCACCGACGCGGTCCAGCTGCTCGGCGGCTACGGCTACACCCGTGACTACCCGCTGGAGCGCATGATGCGCGACGCGAAGATCACGCAGATCTACGAGGGCACCAACCAGGTCCAGCGCATCGTCATGGCGCGCAACCTGCCGTAA
- a CDS encoding UDP-glucose dehydrogenase family protein, translating to MPLKITVIGTGYLGATHAAAMAELGFEVLGLDIVPEKIEMLGRGEVPLYEPGLEELLRKHVAGLPGSSGRLRFTTSWEEAGAFGDVHFVCVNTPQKHGEYACDMSYVDSAFESLAPHLTRPTLVVGKSTVPVGSAARLAKRLAELAPAGEEAELAWNPEFLREGFAVEDTLHPDRIVVGIASDRAESLLREVYATPLAEGSPFVVMDYPTAELVKTAANSFLATKISFINAMAEICEAADGDVVKLAEAIGHDERIGKKFLRAGVGFGGGCLPKDLRAFMARAGELGADQALTFLREIDSINMRRRGHMVELAREAVGGGFLGKRVAVLGATFKPDSDDVRDSPALNVAGQIHLQGGQVTVYDPKGMENARRVFPTLGYAPTALDAVRGADVVLHLTEWREFRELDPATLGEVAAHRRILDGRNALDPELWRKAGWTYRALGRPRA from the coding sequence ATGCCCCTCAAGATCACCGTGATCGGCACCGGCTACCTCGGCGCCACGCACGCCGCCGCCATGGCCGAGCTCGGCTTCGAGGTGCTGGGGCTCGACATCGTGCCCGAGAAGATCGAGATGCTCGGCCGCGGCGAGGTGCCCCTGTACGAGCCCGGCCTGGAGGAGCTGCTGCGCAAGCACGTCGCGGGGCTGCCGGGGTCCAGCGGACGGCTGCGGTTCACCACCTCGTGGGAAGAGGCCGGCGCCTTCGGTGACGTGCACTTCGTGTGCGTGAACACCCCGCAGAAGCACGGCGAGTACGCCTGTGACATGTCCTACGTCGACAGCGCCTTCGAGTCGCTGGCGCCGCACCTGACGCGGCCCACGCTGGTCGTCGGCAAGTCCACCGTGCCGGTGGGCAGCGCGGCGCGGCTGGCGAAGCGGCTGGCCGAGCTGGCGCCGGCCGGCGAGGAGGCGGAGCTGGCCTGGAACCCGGAGTTCCTGCGCGAGGGCTTCGCGGTCGAGGACACCCTGCACCCGGACCGCATCGTGGTGGGCATCGCGAGCGACCGCGCCGAGTCGCTGCTGCGCGAGGTGTACGCCACGCCGCTGGCCGAGGGCTCGCCGTTCGTCGTCATGGACTACCCGACCGCCGAGCTGGTCAAGACCGCGGCCAACTCCTTCCTGGCCACCAAGATCTCCTTCATCAACGCGATGGCCGAGATCTGCGAGGCGGCCGACGGCGACGTGGTGAAGCTGGCCGAGGCCATCGGCCACGACGAGCGGATCGGGAAGAAGTTCCTGCGCGCCGGGGTCGGCTTCGGCGGCGGCTGCCTGCCGAAGGACCTGCGCGCGTTCATGGCGCGCGCCGGCGAGCTGGGCGCCGACCAGGCGCTGACCTTCCTCCGCGAGATCGACTCGATCAACATGCGGCGCCGCGGCCACATGGTGGAGCTGGCGCGCGAGGCGGTCGGCGGCGGCTTCCTCGGCAAGCGGGTCGCCGTCCTGGGCGCCACCTTCAAGCCGGACTCCGACGACGTGCGGGACTCCCCCGCGCTGAACGTCGCGGGCCAGATCCACCTCCAGGGCGGCCAGGTCACCGTGTACGACCCCAAGGGCATGGAGAACGCCCGCCGGGTCTTCCCGACGCTGGGGTACGCGCCGACCGCGCTGGACGCCGTGCGCGGCGCCGACGTCGTACTGCACCTGACCGAGTGGCGGGAGTTCCGCGAGCTGGACCCGGCGACGCTGGGCGAGGTCGCGGCGCACCGCCGCATCCTGGACGGCCGCAACGCGCTCGACCCGGAGCTGTGGCGCAAGGCCGGCTGGACGTACCGCGCGCTGGGCCGCCCGCGCGCCTGA
- a CDS encoding CGNR zinc finger domain-containing protein produces the protein MADRSAPPSLALVQDLANTLDIESAQDALAAPGGLAAFLRDHGLPPGPAGKRELAAVQRLREALRAACLAHTGQDVPGTTGRTLNALLADAPLTLTVDARGEAALRPAAGLTGVAALTARIAAGIATAAADGSWRRLKACEAHDCLWVYYDRSPAGRSRWCSMALCGSRAKMRTYRARKAQA, from the coding sequence GTGGCCGACCGTAGCGCGCCGCCTTCCCTGGCCCTCGTCCAGGACCTGGCGAACACCCTGGACATCGAGAGCGCGCAGGACGCGCTCGCCGCCCCCGGCGGGCTCGCGGCGTTCCTGCGGGACCACGGGTTGCCGCCGGGCCCCGCCGGGAAACGCGAGCTGGCCGCCGTCCAGCGGCTCCGCGAGGCGCTGCGCGCCGCCTGTCTCGCGCACACCGGCCAGGACGTGCCCGGCACGACCGGACGCACGCTGAACGCCCTGCTCGCCGACGCGCCGCTCACCCTCACCGTCGACGCCCGGGGCGAGGCCGCGCTGCGGCCGGCGGCAGGACTCACCGGCGTCGCCGCGCTGACCGCCCGGATCGCCGCGGGCATCGCGACCGCGGCGGCCGACGGCAGCTGGCGCCGGCTGAAGGCGTGCGAGGCGCACGACTGTCTGTGGGTGTACTACGACCGCAGCCCGGCGGGCCGCAGCCGCTGGTGCTCCATGGCGCTCTGCGGCAGCCGGGCCAAGATGCGCACGTACCGAGCCCGGAAGGCCCAGGCCTAG
- a CDS encoding VOC family protein, producing MAIAQYGVVVLDAPDPQALAEFYARLLGWQVGEPEEGGDWIEVTGPQGRELAFQKAPDMVPPDWPSGERSQQFHLDFRVPRDRIEEAEREALELGARLVQHDEGKRDWRVYLDPAGHPFCLCLH from the coding sequence ATGGCCATCGCTCAGTACGGCGTCGTCGTGCTCGACGCCCCCGACCCGCAGGCGCTCGCCGAGTTCTACGCCCGCCTGCTCGGCTGGCAGGTCGGGGAGCCGGAGGAGGGCGGCGACTGGATCGAGGTGACGGGGCCGCAGGGGCGGGAGCTCGCCTTCCAGAAGGCGCCCGACATGGTCCCGCCGGACTGGCCCAGCGGCGAGCGGTCCCAGCAGTTCCACCTGGACTTCCGGGTGCCGCGGGACCGGATCGAGGAGGCCGAGCGCGAGGCGCTGGAGCTCGGCGCGCGGCTGGTCCAGCACGACGAGGGCAAGCGCGACTGGCGGGTCTACCTCGACCCGGCGGGCCACCCGTTCTGTCTCTGCCTGCACTGA
- a CDS encoding dipeptidase encodes MADLAPDLEAADLAGAAGDLGAAEDAHFPYGTLGRPADPPLRRDPLSRAGALLAAHPVFDGHNALPWALRLHHGDDLTPGHYYDLEYGEPAVDTDIPRLQQGRVGAQFWSVQVPTALSGDHAISATLEQIDFVYQLVRTYPEALRLAMSADDVTECRNRGRIACLLGSAGGQIIDSSLGALRALHTLGVRSMLLTPDRNTPWADAAADTPAAGGLTAFGEEVVREMNRLGMLIDLSYASIDTMRHALAITKAPVFLNRSAARNLTNHRHNVPDDILAQLPRNGGICMVTFSPQRVAGPVGTAAIEDVADHLDHVRNVAGPRHVGLGGGFDTDPADGRPQGLEDVSGYPRLIAELIQRGWTFSDLAGLTWGNALRAMRGAEFAAREARHRRGPSTATIDRLDRADRRDRMTRLHWAWT; translated from the coding sequence ATGGCCGACCTCGCCCCCGATCTGGAAGCCGCAGACCTCGCCGGTGCCGCCGGGGATCTCGGCGCCGCCGAGGACGCCCACTTCCCGTACGGAACACTCGGACGTCCCGCCGATCCGCCGCTGCGCCGTGACCCGCTCTCCCGCGCGGGCGCGCTGCTCGCCGCACATCCCGTCTTCGACGGCCACAACGCCCTGCCCTGGGCGCTGCGGCTGCACCACGGTGACGACCTGACACCCGGTCACTACTACGACCTCGAATACGGCGAGCCCGCCGTCGACACCGACATCCCCCGGTTGCAGCAGGGCCGGGTCGGCGCGCAGTTCTGGTCGGTGCAGGTGCCGACCGCGCTCAGCGGCGACCACGCCATCAGCGCCACCCTCGAACAGATCGACTTCGTGTACCAGCTGGTGCGGACCTACCCCGAGGCGCTGCGCCTGGCGATGTCCGCCGACGACGTCACCGAGTGCCGCAACCGCGGCCGCATCGCCTGTCTGCTCGGCTCGGCCGGCGGCCAGATCATCGACAGCTCGCTCGGCGCGCTGCGTGCCCTGCACACCCTCGGCGTCCGCTCCATGCTGCTCACGCCGGACCGCAACACCCCCTGGGCGGACGCGGCGGCCGACACCCCGGCCGCGGGCGGGCTCACCGCCTTCGGCGAGGAGGTGGTCCGCGAGATGAACCGCCTCGGGATGCTCATCGACCTCTCGTACGCCTCGATCGACACGATGCGGCACGCGCTGGCCATCACCAAGGCGCCGGTCTTCCTGAACCGCTCGGCGGCCAGGAACCTGACGAACCACCGGCACAACGTGCCCGACGACATCCTCGCCCAGCTGCCCCGCAACGGCGGGATCTGCATGGTCACCTTCAGCCCGCAGCGGGTGGCCGGGCCGGTGGGCACCGCGGCCATCGAGGACGTCGCCGACCACCTCGACCACGTACGGAACGTGGCGGGGCCGCGGCACGTCGGCCTCGGCGGCGGGTTCGACACCGACCCGGCCGACGGGCGGCCGCAGGGCCTGGAGGACGTCTCCGGCTATCCGCGGCTGATCGCCGAGCTGATCCAGCGCGGCTGGACGTTCTCCGATCTGGCCGGGCTGACCTGGGGGAACGCGCTGCGTGCGATGCGCGGCGCGGAGTTCGCAGCGCGCGAGGCGCGGCACCGCCGCGGACCGTCGACGGCGACCATCGACCGGCTGGACCGGGCGGACCGCCGGGACCGGATGACCCGGCTGCACTGGGCCTGGACCTGA
- a CDS encoding dipeptidase — protein sequence MSEAARDLLARWPVVDGHNDLPWALREQVRYDLDRRDIAADQSAHLHTDIPRLRAGGVGAQFWSVYVRSDYDGDRAVSATLEQIDCVRQLIDRHPGDLRRALTADDMEAARAEGRIASLMGAEGGHSIHCSLATLRALYALGVRYMTLTHNDTIAWADSATDEPRHHGLTAFGEEVVREMNRLGMLVDLSHVSADTMRDALRVTEAPVVFSHSSARAVCDHPRNIPDDVLERLAVNGGTAMVTFVPKFVLPEAGEWTRRADENMRAHGLHHLDTTEAGMKVQRAFEAENPRPVATAATVADHLDHMREVAGVDHIGIGGDYDGTAFTPDGLNDVAGYPNLIAELLDRKWSEADLAKLTWQNAVRTLREAEDAARGIRKRRGPSNATIDQLDG from the coding sequence GTGAGCGAGGCGGCCCGCGACCTCCTCGCGCGCTGGCCCGTCGTCGACGGCCACAACGACCTGCCCTGGGCGCTGCGCGAGCAGGTCCGGTACGACCTGGACCGGCGGGACATCGCCGCCGACCAGTCCGCGCACCTGCACACCGACATCCCGCGGCTGCGCGCGGGCGGTGTCGGCGCGCAGTTCTGGTCGGTGTACGTCCGCTCCGACTACGACGGCGACCGGGCGGTCAGCGCCACCCTGGAGCAGATCGACTGCGTCCGGCAGCTGATCGACCGTCACCCCGGTGACCTGCGGCGCGCGCTCACCGCCGACGACATGGAGGCGGCCCGCGCCGAGGGCCGGATCGCGTCCCTCATGGGCGCCGAGGGCGGCCACTCCATCCACTGCTCGCTGGCCACCCTGCGCGCCCTGTACGCGCTCGGCGTCCGCTACATGACGCTGACCCACAACGACACCATCGCCTGGGCCGACTCGGCGACCGACGAGCCGCGCCACCACGGCCTCACCGCCTTCGGCGAGGAGGTCGTCCGGGAGATGAACCGGCTCGGCATGCTCGTCGACCTGAGCCACGTCTCGGCCGACACCATGCGGGACGCGCTGCGGGTCACCGAGGCGCCGGTGGTCTTCTCGCACTCCTCGGCGCGCGCGGTCTGCGACCACCCGCGCAACATCCCCGACGACGTGCTGGAGCGGCTGGCCGTCAACGGCGGCACCGCGATGGTCACCTTCGTACCGAAGTTCGTGCTGCCCGAGGCGGGAGAGTGGACGCGCCGCGCCGACGAGAACATGCGCGCGCACGGCCTGCACCACCTCGACACCACCGAGGCCGGCATGAAGGTGCAGCGCGCCTTCGAGGCGGAAAACCCCCGCCCGGTCGCCACCGCCGCCACCGTCGCCGACCACCTCGACCACATGCGCGAGGTCGCCGGCGTCGACCACATCGGCATCGGCGGGGACTACGACGGCACCGCCTTCACCCCGGACGGCCTCAACGATGTCGCGGGCTATCCGAATCTGATCGCGGAGCTGCTGGACCGCAAGTGGTCCGAGGCCGACCTCGCCAAGCTCACCTGGCAGAACGCGGTCCGTACGCTGCGCGAAGCGGAGGACGCGGCGCGCGGCATCCGGAAGCGGCGCGGCCCGTCGAACGCGACGATCGACCAGCTGGACGGCTGA
- the purE gene encoding 5-(carboxyamino)imidazole ribonucleotide mutase, whose amino-acid sequence MTHTPGTAPVIGIVMGSDSDWPVMEAAAQALDEFEIPYEVDVVSAHRMPREMVAYGEEAAGRGLKAIIAGAGGAAHLPGMLASVTPLPVIGVPVPLKYLDGMDSLLSIVQMPAGVPVATVSVGGARNAGLLAARMLAAHDEELQARMREFQQELNDQATEKGKRLRNKVAGNEGFGFGSGK is encoded by the coding sequence ATGACCCACACCCCCGGCACCGCGCCCGTCATCGGCATCGTCATGGGCTCCGACTCCGACTGGCCCGTCATGGAGGCCGCGGCCCAGGCCCTCGACGAGTTCGAGATCCCCTACGAGGTCGACGTCGTCTCCGCGCACCGCATGCCGCGCGAGATGGTCGCGTACGGCGAGGAGGCCGCGGGCCGCGGCCTGAAGGCGATCATCGCGGGTGCCGGGGGAGCGGCCCACCTGCCGGGCATGCTGGCCTCGGTCACCCCGCTGCCGGTCATCGGCGTGCCCGTGCCGCTGAAGTACCTCGACGGCATGGACTCGCTGCTGTCCATCGTGCAGATGCCGGCCGGCGTGCCGGTCGCCACGGTCTCCGTCGGCGGCGCCCGCAACGCCGGCCTGCTCGCCGCCCGCATGCTCGCCGCGCACGACGAGGAGCTGCAGGCCCGGATGCGCGAGTTCCAGCAGGAGCTGAACGACCAGGCCACCGAGAAGGGCAAGCGGCTGCGCAACAAGGTCGCGGGCAACGAAGGGTTCGGCTTCGGGAGCGGCAAGTGA
- a CDS encoding 5-(carboxyamino)imidazole ribonucleotide synthase yields MTFPVVGMVGGGQLARMTHEAGIPLGIRFKLLSDTPQDSAAQVVGDVVVGDYRDLDTLREFARGCDVITFDHEHVPTEHLRALEADGIPVRPGPDALVHAQDKGVMRAKLTEIGAPCPRHRIVSDPADVEAFAAEGEGFPVILKTVRGGYDGKGVWFVRSAKDAEEPFRAGVPVLAEEKVDFTRELAANIVRSPHGQAVAYPVVESIQVDGVCDTVIAPAPGLSEELSAQAQELALRIAKELDVVGHLAVELFETADGRILVNELAMRPHNSGHWTQDGAITSQFANHVRAVLDLPLGDPRPRAEWTVMANVLGGDYPDMYSAYLHCMARDPQLKIHMYGKDVKPGRKVGHVNTYGDDLADVRERAAHAAGYLRGTITE; encoded by the coding sequence GTGACGTTTCCGGTAGTCGGCATGGTCGGCGGCGGACAGCTGGCTCGTATGACCCACGAGGCAGGCATCCCCCTCGGCATCAGGTTCAAGCTCCTCAGTGACACCCCGCAGGACTCCGCTGCGCAGGTCGTCGGCGATGTCGTCGTCGGCGACTACCGCGACCTGGACACCCTGCGCGAGTTCGCACGCGGCTGTGACGTGATCACTTTCGATCACGAGCACGTCCCCACCGAGCACCTACGGGCATTGGAGGCGGACGGCATTCCCGTACGCCCCGGTCCGGACGCGCTGGTGCACGCGCAGGACAAGGGGGTGATGCGCGCGAAGCTGACCGAGATCGGTGCCCCGTGCCCGCGCCACCGCATCGTCTCGGACCCGGCCGACGTCGAGGCTTTTGCCGCCGAGGGCGAGGGTTTCCCGGTCATCCTGAAGACCGTCCGCGGGGGCTACGACGGCAAGGGCGTCTGGTTCGTACGATCCGCCAAGGACGCCGAGGAGCCGTTCCGCGCCGGGGTGCCCGTCCTCGCCGAGGAGAAGGTCGACTTCACCCGCGAGCTGGCCGCCAACATCGTCCGTTCCCCGCACGGCCAGGCCGTCGCGTACCCGGTCGTGGAGTCCATCCAGGTCGACGGCGTCTGCGACACGGTGATCGCGCCCGCTCCCGGACTCTCCGAGGAGCTGTCGGCGCAGGCCCAGGAGCTGGCGCTGCGGATCGCCAAGGAGCTGGACGTGGTCGGCCACCTCGCGGTCGAGCTGTTCGAGACCGCCGACGGCCGCATCCTCGTCAACGAGCTGGCGATGCGCCCGCACAACAGCGGGCACTGGACCCAGGACGGCGCGATCACCTCGCAGTTCGCCAACCACGTCCGCGCGGTCCTGGACCTCCCGCTGGGCGACCCGCGCCCGCGCGCCGAGTGGACCGTGATGGCCAACGTGCTCGGCGGCGACTACCCGGACATGTACAGCGCGTACCTGCACTGCATGGCCCGGGACCCGCAGCTGAAGATCCACATGTACGGCAAGGACGTGAAGCCGGGCCGTAAGGTCGGGCACGTCAACACCTACGGCGACGACCTGGCCGACGTGCGCGAGCGCGCCGCGCACGCCGCCGGCTACCTGCGAGGAACGATCACCGAATGA
- a CDS encoding protease inhibitor I42 family protein → MDGTDGISTPSRKIGIAVAVAALLAAVYSLISLLTARPEVYGAQDTVISVSSGERFSIELDDNPGTGFRWSIESPAPDPRVLKPAGSHYEAREPVVAGSGGTRYLEFQAVRAGRAELTLRHCFQCGTDRADPGRGGERLAFSVTVTD, encoded by the coding sequence ATGGACGGCACCGACGGCATATCGACGCCGTCCCGCAAGATCGGCATAGCCGTCGCGGTGGCGGCCCTGCTGGCCGCCGTGTACTCCCTGATCTCCCTGCTCACCGCACGCCCCGAGGTCTACGGAGCGCAGGACACCGTCATCTCCGTCTCGTCCGGCGAGCGCTTCTCGATAGAGCTGGACGACAACCCCGGCACCGGCTTCCGCTGGAGCATCGAGTCCCCGGCCCCCGACCCGCGGGTGCTCAAGCCGGCCGGCAGCCACTACGAGGCCCGGGAGCCGGTGGTGGCGGGCTCCGGCGGCACCCGCTACCTGGAGTTCCAGGCCGTACGCGCGGGCCGTGCCGAGCTGACGCTGCGGCACTGCTTCCAGTGCGGCACCGACCGGGCCGACCCGGGCCGCGGCGGCGAGCGGCTCGCCTTCTCCGTCACGGTGACGGACTAG
- a CDS encoding GtrA family protein, producing MSGRSALRSRLRLLAREIVKFGAVGGAGVLVNLVVFNLVRHTTELPVVRAGIVATVVAILFNYVGFRYFTYRDRDKSGRTKELTLFVFFSAVGLVIENGILYATTYWCGWNTPLQNNVFKFLGIGIATLFRFWSYRSWVFRALPAKEAVETAEGFLADSGEPRAAGASRRGPRA from the coding sequence ATGTCTGGACGGAGCGCGCTGCGCTCGCGGCTTCGGCTGCTGGCCCGCGAGATCGTGAAGTTCGGCGCGGTGGGCGGGGCCGGCGTGCTGGTCAACCTGGTGGTCTTCAACCTCGTACGGCACACCACCGAGCTGCCCGTGGTGCGCGCCGGGATCGTGGCGACGGTGGTCGCGATCCTCTTCAACTACGTAGGGTTCCGGTACTTCACCTACCGTGACCGGGACAAGAGCGGCCGCACCAAGGAGCTGACGCTCTTCGTCTTCTTCAGCGCGGTCGGCCTGGTGATCGAGAACGGCATCCTCTACGCCACGACGTACTGGTGCGGCTGGAACACCCCGCTGCAGAACAACGTCTTCAAGTTCCTCGGCATCGGCATCGCCACGCTCTTCCGCTTCTGGTCCTACCGCTCCTGGGTCTTCCGGGCGCTGCCGGCCAAGGAGGCCGTGGAGACCGCCGAGGGCTTCCTCGCGGACTCCGGGGAGCCCCGGGCCGCCGGCGCCTCCCGGCGCGGCCCCCGCGCGTAG
- a CDS encoding ATP-binding protein, with protein sequence MRRRLINSTLAVVLVVIAVFGVSLVIVETRTIQAGAQESVGAEAVRLVGMVESRLSGGEKITAEVLSEQITTDRYALIEVPGHAPVEIGERPSGDVIDSTVHGERGETVTVQEPRSAVSAEIGRTLLIILAVAALAVVAAVFLAVRQARRLTAPLTDLAETAERLGSGDPRPRHRRYGVHELDRVADVLDASAERIARMLTAERRLAADASHQLRTPLTALSMRLEEITLTDDPETVKEEATIALGQVDRLSDVVQRLLTNSRDPRSGSAVAFDLDEVVKQQIEEWRPAYRSAGRAIVRSGKKHLRAVGTPGAVAQVLATLIENALMHGDGTVALRTRVTGNQAVVEVTDAGPGVPPDLGSRVFERTVSGRNSTGLGLAVARDLAEADGGRLELLQQEPPVFALFLSRESEQYRPDGDGDEPENPENAVSPR encoded by the coding sequence GTGCGCCGCCGACTGATCAATTCCACCCTCGCCGTGGTGCTCGTCGTGATCGCCGTCTTCGGCGTCTCGCTCGTCATCGTGGAGACCCGCACCATCCAGGCGGGCGCCCAGGAGAGCGTGGGGGCCGAGGCCGTACGGCTGGTGGGCATGGTGGAGAGCCGGCTGAGCGGCGGCGAGAAGATCACCGCCGAGGTGCTGTCGGAGCAGATCACCACCGACCGGTACGCCCTGATCGAGGTGCCGGGCCACGCCCCGGTGGAGATCGGCGAACGGCCCTCGGGCGACGTCATCGACTCCACCGTGCACGGCGAGCGGGGCGAGACCGTCACCGTCCAGGAGCCCCGCTCCGCGGTCAGCGCCGAGATCGGCCGGACGCTGCTGATCATCCTGGCGGTCGCCGCGCTGGCCGTCGTCGCCGCCGTGTTCCTCGCCGTACGCCAGGCCCGGCGGCTGACCGCGCCCCTCACCGACCTCGCCGAGACCGCCGAGCGGCTCGGTTCCGGCGATCCCCGGCCGCGCCACCGCCGCTACGGCGTGCACGAGCTGGACCGGGTCGCGGACGTGCTGGACGCCTCGGCCGAGCGGATCGCGCGGATGCTCACCGCCGAGCGGCGGCTCGCCGCGGACGCCTCCCACCAGCTCCGTACGCCGCTGACCGCGCTGTCCATGCGGCTGGAGGAGATCACGCTCACCGACGACCCGGAGACGGTGAAGGAGGAGGCGACGATCGCGCTCGGCCAGGTGGACCGGCTCAGCGACGTCGTCCAGCGGCTGCTGACGAACTCCCGCGACCCGCGGTCCGGCTCCGCCGTCGCCTTCGACCTGGACGAGGTCGTCAAGCAGCAGATCGAGGAGTGGCGGCCCGCCTACCGCAGCGCGGGCCGGGCCATCGTCCGCTCGGGGAAGAAGCACCTGCGGGCCGTGGGCACGCCCGGCGCGGTCGCCCAGGTGCTCGCCACGCTCATCGAGAACGCGCTGATGCACGGTGACGGCACGGTCGCGCTGCGCACCCGCGTCACCGGCAACCAGGCCGTCGTCGAGGTCACCGACGCGGGCCCCGGCGTACCGCCCGACCTGGGCTCCCGGGTCTTCGAGCGGACGGTGAGCGGCCGGAACTCCACGGGCCTGGGGCTCGCGGTGGCCCGGGACCTGGCGGAGGCGGACGGCGGCCGGCTGGAACTGCTCCAGCAGGAGCCGCCGGTCTTCGCGCTCTTCCTCAGCCGGGAGTCCGAGCAGTACCGGCCGGACGGCGACGGGGACGAGCCGGAGAACCCGGAGAACGCCGTCAGCCCGCGCTGA
- a CDS encoding response regulator transcription factor: MTRVLLAEDDASISEPLARALRREGYEVEVREDGPTALDAGLQGNIDLLVLDLGLPGMDGLEVARRLRNEGHSFPILVLTARADEVDTVVGLDAGADDYVTKPFRLAELLARVRALLRRGTTAEPQQPPATHGVRIDVESHRAWMGEEELQLTAKEFDLLRVLVRDAGRVVTRDQLMREVWDTTWWSSTKTLDMHISWLRKKLGDDAANPRYIATVRGVGFRFEKS, encoded by the coding sequence ATGACCCGTGTACTGCTCGCCGAGGACGACGCGTCCATCTCGGAGCCGCTGGCCCGCGCACTCCGCCGTGAGGGTTACGAAGTCGAGGTGCGTGAGGACGGCCCCACGGCGCTCGACGCCGGTCTGCAGGGCAACATCGACCTGCTCGTGCTCGACCTGGGCCTGCCCGGCATGGACGGCCTGGAGGTGGCCCGCCGGCTGCGTAACGAAGGCCACTCCTTCCCGATCCTGGTCCTCACCGCCCGTGCGGACGAGGTGGACACCGTGGTCGGTCTGGACGCCGGCGCCGACGACTACGTCACCAAGCCCTTCCGGCTGGCGGAGCTGCTCGCGCGGGTGCGGGCCCTGCTCCGCCGCGGCACGACCGCCGAGCCCCAGCAGCCGCCGGCCACCCACGGGGTCCGGATCGACGTGGAGTCCCACCGCGCCTGGATGGGCGAGGAGGAACTGCAGCTGACCGCCAAGGAGTTCGACCTGCTGCGGGTGCTGGTGCGGGACGCCGGCCGGGTGGTGACCCGCGATCAGCTGATGCGCGAGGTCTGGGACACCACCTGGTGGTCCTCGACGAAGACCCTCGACATGCACATCTCCTGGCTGCGGAAGAAGCTGGGCGACGACGCGGCCAACCCGCGGTACATCGCCACCGTGCGCGGCGTGGGCTTCCGCTTCGAGAAGAGCTGA